Proteins encoded in a region of the Anopheles aquasalis chromosome 2, idAnoAquaMG_Q_19, whole genome shotgun sequence genome:
- the LOC126571813 gene encoding intraflagellar transport protein 52 homolog produces MSSASILFNLSKNELFKLADNFKTLHRKLKVNHRVDSNKSEITPELLKTANVFVLAGPQEKFTETEFQHLKDYISEGGRLLLLLGEGGEVQFNTNVNFLLEDYGMTINNDVVVRPQYYKYFHPKEALISGGVACDSMNNLLLEASKSILSSFDFMDDKYKVEFVYPFGATMNIISPSNVLLTTGPVVYPFNRPLAGYYQNENNGKLIAIGSGHMFQDKYISNEVNTTLWDCLLTMILQDEFKFKASDFNDLEINDYAVIPDTIYLAEQPKICLMDSLDYDIPADFKKLFDMSLYSISNDLLRDVISTYEKLDVQYEPLKIIKPQFEIPLPPLQLAVFQPIFSDLPAPPLELFDLDEAFSSEKVQIGQLTNKCLTPALEGQSPVDEKELGYFIQECGRILKVCQDDQKMSPKEILNGISVKIAHYKKLDKD; encoded by the exons ATGAGTAGCGCCTCCATTCTATTCAATCTGTCCAAAAATGAGCTATTCAAGCTGGCCGATAACTTCAAGACGCTACATCGGAAGCTTAAAGTGAACCATCGCGTCGATAG CAACAAAAGCGAAATCACACCGGAACTGCTGAAAACGGCCAACGTGTTCGTGCTGGCCGGACCACAGGAGAAATTTACGGAGACAGAGTTTCAACACCTGAAG GACTACATCAGCGAGGGTggacggttgctgttgctgctgggagaGGGTGGAGAGGTGCAATTCAATACAAACGTAAATTTCCTGCTGGAGGACTATGGCATGACAATCAACAATG ACGTTGTCGTTCGTCCGCAGTATTACAAATACTTTCATCCCAAAGAGGCTCTTATCAGCGGTGGGGTGGCCTGTGATTCGATGAACAACCTGCTACTGGAGGCGAGCAAAAGCATACTATCGTCGTTCGATTTTATGGACGATAAGTACAAGGTGGAG TTTGTGTATCCGTTCGGTGCGACGATGAACATCATTAGTCCTTCGAACGTGCTGCTTACTACTGGGCCGGTAGTTTATCCCTTCAATCGCCCACTAGCCGGATACTATCAGAACGAAAACAATGGGAAGCTAATCGCCATCGGGTCGGGCCACATGTTCCAGGATAAGTATATCTCCAACGAGGTGAACACTACGCTGTGGGACTGCCTGTTGACGATGATTCTGCAGGATGAGTTCAAATTTAAAGCGTCCGACTTTAATGATCTGGAG ATAAATGACTACGCCGTCATACCCGATACGATCTACCTGGCCGAGCAGCCGAAGATTTGCTTAATGGATTCGCTCGATTACGACATTCCGGCGGACTTTAAGAAGCTATTCGATATGTCGCTGTACTCGATCAGCAACGATCTGTTGCGCGATGTTATCAGCACGTACGAGAAGCTGGACGTGCAATATGAGCCATTGAAGATAATCAAGCCGCAGTTTGAGATTCCATTACCACCGCTCCAGCTCGCG GTGTTTCAACCGATCTTTAGCGATCTGCCGGCACCGCCGCTGGAGTTGTTCGATTTGGATGAAGCGTTCAGCTCGGAAAAGGTACAAATCGGCCAGCTGACGAACAAGTGCCTTACGCCGGCCCTGGAAGGTCAATCGCCAGTCGATGAGAAGGAGCTGGGATACTTCATCCAGGAGTGTGGCCGTATTCTGAAAGTGTGCCAGGATGATCAAAAGATGTCGCCGAAGGAGATTCTGAACGGAATCAGCGTAAAGATAGCGCATTACAAGAAGCTCGACAAGGATTAG
- the LOC126571835 gene encoding cytochrome c oxidase subunit 5B, mitochondrial-like has translation MASLCGRMVLAAAKRNVTYTPVRFCKMMNDPIEHATGIEKRELLAKQAGNPDPFDMRVFKRGPGTKDSPNLIPSAFDARLVGCVCEEDQTYVQWMWLYQGQPKRCECGHWFKLVEKAPV, from the exons ATGGCGTCCCTGTGCGGAAGAATGGTTCTGGCCGCGGCCAAGCGTAACGTGACCTACACGCCGGTGCGATTCTGCAAAA TGATGAACGATCCGATCGAACATGCGACCGGTATCGAGAAGCGTGAGCTGCTGGCCAAGCAGGCCGGCAACCCGGATCCCTTCGACATGCGCGTGTTCAAGCGCGGACCGGGCACCAAGGATAGCCCCAACCTGATTCCGTCGGCATTCGATGCGCGTCTAGTCGGTTGCGTTT GCGAGGAAGATCAAACTTATGTCCAGTGGATGTGGCTGTATCAG GGTCAACCGAAGCGCTGTGAGTGCGGACACTGGTTCAAGTTGGTAGAGAAGGCGCCCGTTTAA